From the genome of Mycobacteriales bacterium:
CGCCCCGAGCCGGGCGCGAGCGGTCCGGACGGCATCGCGGGCGATGACCCGTTCATCATGCAGGCCGACGGCAAGGGCTGGCTCTACGCGCCGGTCGGGCTGCTCGACGGGCCGCTGCCGGCGCACTACGAGCCGGCCGAGTCACCGGTCCGCAACCCGCTCTACACCCAGCAGGCCAGCCCCACCCGGCAGGTGTTCAAGCGGCAGGACAATCTGCAGAACCCGTCCGGCCACGAGCCCGGCGGCGAGGTCTTCCCGTACGTCTTCACCACCTACCGGCTGACCGAGCACCACACGGCCGGTGGCATGAGCAGATGGCTGCCGTACCTGTCCGAGCTGCAGCCGGAGATGTTCTGCGAGGTCTCGCCCGAGCTGGCCCGCGAGCGTGGGCTGGAGCACCTGGGCTACGCGACGATCGTCACGGCGCGCGCCGCCATCGAGGCGCGCGTGCTGGTCACCGACCGGGTCGTGCCGCTGACGGTGGGCGGCCACACGATTCACCAGATCGGGCTGCCCTACCACTGGGGCGTCGGCGGCGACGCCGTCGTCAGCGGCGACTCCGCGAACGACCTGTTCGGCCTGGCCCTCGACCCGAACGTGCACATCCAGGAGTCCAAGGCGGCCTCCTGCGACATCCGCCCGGGACGACGTCCCACGGGGCCGGCGCTGGTGCGTTTCGTCGAGGACTACGTCACCCGTGCCGGGATCACCACGGACACGGGCAACACGCGGCTGACGCCGCACGAGGGGGCGCAGCAGTGAGCAACTCCTTCTCTGGCCCGCTGGCCGACCCGGCGGCCGACGCCGGTTGGGTCGACGGCGAGCGCCAGCCCCGCAAGGGCTTCTTCACCGACACGTCGATCTGCATCGGTTGCAAGGCCTGCGAGGTGGCCTGCAAGGAGTGGAACGCCATCCCCGACGACGGGATGAACTTCCTGGGCTCGTCCTACGACAACACCGGTGCACTGGGTGCGAGCACGTGGCGGCACGTCGCGTTCATCGAGCAGCCCAAATCCTTCGGCACCCAGGAGCCCGGCATCGCCGGCACGCCGGTCGGGCCGCCGGCCAGCGACGTGCTCAACAAGACCTCCGACAGTGCGCTGTCAGGGGACCGGAGCAGCCTGGGCACGTCGAACAAGGTCGACCTCGGCCTCCCGAGCACCACCCTGCCCGGGGACGCCGAGGGCGCGCAACGCACCGAGTTCCGGTGGTTGATGGAGTCTGACGTCTGCAAGCACTGCACCCACGCCGCCTGCCTGGACGTCTGCCCCACCGGCGCGTTGTTCCGTACCGAGTTCGGAACCGTCGTCGTGCAGGACGACATCTGCAACGGCTGCGGCTACTGCGTTCCCGCCTGCCCGTTCGGGGTGATCGACCGCCGGGTCGGCGAGAAGGGCGTGACGAAGAACGAGGGGCTGGCCCAGAAGTGCACCCTGTGCTACGACCGGATCGGCACGGGCCTGCAGCCGGCCTGCGCCACCGCCTGCCCCACCGAGTCGATCCAGTACGGCGACGTGGACGAGCTGCGTGAGCGGGCGCAGCGACGGGTCGACGCGCTGCACGCGGAGGGGGTGCACGACGCCCGGCTCTACGGCGAGAACAGCCACGACGGCGTCGGGGGGCTCGGCGCGTTCTTCCTGCTGCTCGACGAGCCGGAGGTCTACGGCCTGCCGCCGGACGCGGTCGTGACCACGAAGGACCTCCCCGAGATGTGGCGCAGGGCAGGCCTCGCTGCGGTGACGATGCTCGCCGGTGCGATCGCGGTCTTCACGGGGGGTGGCCGATGAGCCGGGCCGGACACCGGTCCGGGCGGCGCGGTGACAAGAACGCCGTCGTCCCGGATGCCGAGTTCACCTCCTACTACGGCCGGCCGATCGTCAAGGCGGCGCCGTGGGAGGTGGACATCCCGGCCTACCTGTTCCTCGGCGGCGTCGCGGCCGGTTCCTCACTGCTGTCGGCCGGGGCCGACCTGACGCAACGGCCGGCCCTGCGCCGCACCGGCAGGCTGGGAGCGCTCGTCGGGTTGGCCCTCAGCATGGTGGCGCTGGTCCACGACCTGGGCCGGCCCGCCCGCTTCCACCACATGCTGCGGGTCGCCAAGCCCACCTCGCCGATGTCGGTCGGCACGTGGATCCTGACCGCGTACGGGCCGTTCGCGGGGCTGGCCGCCGCGGCCGAGCTGCGGCGGTTCATGCCGCGGCGGGTCCGTGAGGGAGCTCTCGGCAGGCTGCTGGGCGCCTCGGCGCGCCCGGCCGGGCTGGTCGCCGCGGGCCTCGCTCCCGCCGTCGCCTCCTACACCGCCGTGCTGCTGTCGGACACCGCGACACCCACCTGGCACGACGCCCACCGTCAGTTGCCGTTCGTCTTCGTCGGCTCGGCCTGCGCCGCCTCCGGCGGGCTCGGCCTGATCGGCGCACCTGTCGCCGAAGCCGGCCCGGCCCGCCGGCTGGCCGTCGGGGGAGCGCTGCTCGAGCTGGCCGTCGAGCAGCAGATGGAGCGGTCGATGGGCATCACCGCCGAGCCGCTGCACGCCGGCCATGCCGGGACGCTGATGCGGACCAGTACGCTGCTCACCGCGGCCGGTGCGCTGGGCGCCGTCGTCGGCCGCCGCAGCCGTGCCGCCTCCGCCCTGTCGGGAGCGGCGCTGCTCGCCGGCTCGGCCTGTCTGCGCTTCGGCGTGTTCGAGGCGGGGCAGGAGTCGGCGCGCGACCCGAAATACACCGTCGTGCCACAGCGCGAGCGCCTCGACCGCCGCCGGCAGGACGACCATCCGGGCGGCAGATCCGCTGCCCGCAGCAACCCAGGAGGAGTAACGACGTGGCAGCCCTGAGCTTCCTGGACCGCGAGCACTCGTGTGCCAGGCCCGGCTACAGCCGGTGGCTGGTGCCGCCGGCCGCCCTGGCGATCCA
Proteins encoded in this window:
- a CDS encoding 4Fe-4S dicluster domain-containing protein, with product MSNSFSGPLADPAADAGWVDGERQPRKGFFTDTSICIGCKACEVACKEWNAIPDDGMNFLGSSYDNTGALGASTWRHVAFIEQPKSFGTQEPGIAGTPVGPPASDVLNKTSDSALSGDRSSLGTSNKVDLGLPSTTLPGDAEGAQRTEFRWLMESDVCKHCTHAACLDVCPTGALFRTEFGTVVVQDDICNGCGYCVPACPFGVIDRRVGEKGVTKNEGLAQKCTLCYDRIGTGLQPACATACPTESIQYGDVDELRERAQRRVDALHAEGVHDARLYGENSHDGVGGLGAFFLLLDEPEVYGLPPDAVVTTKDLPEMWRRAGLAAVTMLAGAIAVFTGGGR
- the nrfD gene encoding NrfD/PsrC family molybdoenzyme membrane anchor subunit, with protein sequence MSRAGHRSGRRGDKNAVVPDAEFTSYYGRPIVKAAPWEVDIPAYLFLGGVAAGSSLLSAGADLTQRPALRRTGRLGALVGLALSMVALVHDLGRPARFHHMLRVAKPTSPMSVGTWILTAYGPFAGLAAAAELRRFMPRRVREGALGRLLGASARPAGLVAAGLAPAVASYTAVLLSDTATPTWHDAHRQLPFVFVGSACAASGGLGLIGAPVAEAGPARRLAVGGALLELAVEQQMERSMGITAEPLHAGHAGTLMRTSTLLTAAGALGAVVGRRSRAASALSGAALLAGSACLRFGVFEAGQESARDPKYTVVPQRERLDRRRQDDHPGGRSAARSNPGGVTTWQP